The sequence ccagatatcactggactacaacccccattatccctgaccattggccatgctggctggggatgatgggaattgtagtccaacatctagagacccaaaggttaggaactAGCATCATCGGGGGCTGCTTCCAACTTCTGAGTCTGCTTTATTGCCTGTTTGTCTGAAAAAAAGGAGCTGTACCAGGCATATGTGGTCAATCAGTTCGATATTCTGTTTCCCAATATGGCCAAGCAAATGCCCCTGGaagtaagggccaaactagacagtaCATGCAGGCACATGTAACATTGTTTTTGATCATTTGAAGAGGCAACTGGGAGCAAAGAAACAATGGGGAAAGTGGGTTCTTAATCCTATTCCCCTGTGCCATGTTTCCATTCAAAAATTACCCCTCCTGGAGCAGCTTTTTGCTGTTGGTGTAATGTGCTACACATCCATACAATGTTCTCGAAAGTGGGGCAAAAAAGCAAAGGCAGTCTATTAGAGCTTAAACCTCCGCATCCGGTATCTAGATGAATTTCTTCACAAAGGTTCCATTTAGCTCCAGAGTAGGGAACCTCGTGCCctctagctgttgttggactccaactcccatcagtcccaacagcCATGGGCAACAGTCagggatgtagtccaacaacttctacagggttccccagccctggtttaGCTCCAGTCCTCAATAGCTTTGTAATTATCAATAGTCTCCACTGGACATTGGGGGGCATTCACTGTGACATCTGAATTTGCAGTGTGCTGATTTCCTTTTCCTTAGGATCAAGGGTTAGTTCAGTATATACATCTGGGCATGTTTTTAGAGTTTGCTACTCGTTGTTGGGTTGAGGTGAAGCTGAAGAAAATTTTGGATCTCTCTCCAAGAATGTGCTTGGGCTGCGGCATGGGCCTGGGCTTCCCCGCCCCATAACAGAGGACGAGGGAAAAAGGGGGACCAGGAATGGTAACAGAATAGTGAGCCTGGAGGCTCTATCAAGTGTCCTGCACCTGGATAAGAGAGCAGGGCACAGTGGGTCTTCTTGTACTTCCTCATCCTCTCCATGGCTTCCAGGGCGTAAGCCTTGCTGTTGTAATTCCTGTCGCTTTCTCCTACAATGAAGAGGATCTTCCCTTGGGCTTTTTCCACAGGCAGGATGCTGCCCTGGTATTTCTCTGCTCGAGTGTCTCCGAAGGCATTATAGATATCGAGGAGGCCCTGATCGGATAGCTTCATACACTCGAGCTTGTAAGGGATATGCGGGATGCAGATATCTCGGTAGCAGAGCATGGATCCATGGATGGCATTGGTCCCATTAATGCAAACAGTGGCTCGGATCTGTGGCAGGAATATCGACATGGCCAGTGCGATTTCTGCCCCTTTGCATGTTGCCACTATACCAATTCCTGGCCCACAAATCTGAAAGGTGGAGggggaaattaaaaaaacaatcacAAAAATTATGTTAAAGGAATGAAGATAGTAAGAGGTTAATTGAGTCTTACATGTCATctcttaaatcagggatggagaacttgtggccctccagatgttgttggactacagctcccatcatccctgaccattggccatgttggctggggctgacaggagttggagcccagcagtgtctggagggccacaggttccccatctgtttTAAATGGTGTAACAGTGAGAGCCTGCATAGGCAAGCTGGTGGATACACCAGCAAGCAGGAGGTCGATCGCTATTTGCTTGGAGGGCTACTTTGAATGAGAGAGGGAAGAGGGCAAAAGGGTCAAGTCTCTCCCCCCTGCCATAGACACAAACACACTGTGACCTACTGCAAGTATACTGTtgacatggggggaggggaacaagGCAATGAAAGGTATGGGTTGAGAAGCTGAGGGGGGTTGACATTCAAAGATAGGCACTCCAGAGGCCTTAGTGTTGATACAAAGGCCTCTGGGTGCCATTTTCGCTTCACCCTCTGCATCACCTTTTGCCCCCCTTCCCTGCTTCCACTTTTTACAGTGGGAGACCCATTTCGTCAGCCGTTATTGAAGCCCCATGAAAaatcaccccagtgttataccACTGTTGCAGCCTCCAGAATGAAGgctttggtttttatttgtttgcttgcttgtttcctAGTAAGTCCCAAACTCAACTTCTTTCCAATTTTTGGCccgtttttttttgcctgatcagattattttctttctttccccaatAAAAGTTCAAGAGTTGCGTGATTTGTCCAAGAGGTCTCAGACTTCCTCAAAGCTGTGGAGAgctgcataggaacataggaagctgccttataccgagtcagactattggtccatccaacTCAAACTGAGGGATCAAACTTTgggtcttctgcatgccaagtaaatgctctaccacttagcTATGGGCTTTTTATCAAACCAACTATATTCAATAGGCATATTTTCCTTTAACATAGCTGCAGTTATAGAAGATGACCTCAGAAAAATCAATTATGTTCTGATCTACTTCACTGATTAAGAGTTTGAGACCTTCGTTCaaagctggggaacctttggcccctgagatgttgctgaactagttCCCATCGTCCCTGCTTATTGGCATGATTGATGGGgttggtgggagctggagtccaacaacatctggagaaccaaggGTTCCCCTACCCTGCCTTAGTTCCTTAAGTCTATTGGATACGAGCCTCCCATGACATTGCCTCAGACCCCATTGCCAACATTGCAGTTTACTGGTAGACCATGAAAGCAAGAATATTTTGAGAAAAGGATACTCTTCCTCACCCTTCCTCAACCagatgccctacagatgtttcagacaactcccatcaggcccagccaacatgggcaatggtcagagatgactcATTTTCGCCAATATAATATTCTGGATGGGTAGTCCCAGGAGCTTGAGGCTCAGACATTCAAAACACACTTGCTACAGTCCTTTCTGGATGACACCATTTCCAAGCACAATTGGGGTTATATGCATATTGGAATATTCTCCCCCACCAATACTCCCCTGACCATGGAAAGCTTGAACACCAGGCACACAGCTAAGTTACAGGTCCTTCTGCCTGAGCCCTAAACTATGTGATGCACATCACTAAAATATAACTGGGGAGACATAGGAAAGAAACATGAGTTGGTATGAGTCTATGAGACTGACATGATAGCTTTTCATCTGCAAGGAGTTTGTTTTAACCTGGGAGGGCATTCTGAAATCTGAAATAGACTAGGAAGGACATTACCATGTGCCATTTCTGCATATTTGGACCAAGTCAtattttattgatggcaaatatACActccatatttttattattttgcatatAGAAATATCCTAagtcagtgcagcagcagaagtgTATAtcttaaacaacttaggccccaaatatctgaaagatgccTCCTTCCCTATGGACTCTTGGGGGGTTAAAATTGGCAGAAGGATCCTCCTGTGGTGCACCATCCTCAGAGCAACCCTGTAAACAGGGGCAGCTTATATTCAAACCAGTACAATACTTTGTGAGTAGAAATATACCTTTGGATGTTTCAAAAGAAACTTGACAGCTTCCTCAAAATATTCCAGATCCACTACACCGAGAAAATTGGGCAGATCTTCATAAGCGAAATATGCCAGAGCCAGCGCTGCAAATCCACGGCTGGCAAGAAGACTGGCCCGAAATTCTGTCAGTCCACCGAGGCCACCAAAAAGGTCAATAACGGCTGGGAAAGGACCTTGCCCTGGGGACAGCAATAAGAAAGGCTGTGGTGAGAATCAAGGAGTGAGAGAAAAGGCATGTTCTATGCACGTAAGTTTAGGATTCGAGTTAAAATATCACTCTCAACTTCCCCAGTTCTGGGTTAGCCATTACCGACCTTGTGAGGAAAAAATACTGATGGCATCTTAGTGGTACTACATCTTTAGTTACAAATATATACAGGGAATAGCTGGCAAACTGTGGTTAGACAGTTGATACCAAGGAAAAACCCCAATTTTGTCCCCCTCTATAGCTGGTTGAATGCAACTTTTAAACAATCACTACCCaacttgtatttttttttctgattgagGAGATATAATGACAGGCATCACCCACATGTTTTCAGTACACTATGTTGTTCAAATTTATATTTCCCCAgctggaagggcaagatataaacgtaaatcatcatcatcatcatctgtaacaccaaaagaaataaataaaatagaataataaCAACCAAAGCACATTGCAGAATAAATAATACACGAGGTATTTATGGACTCTTCTCAAAAACAGACGAATATATGACAAGAAAGCCTTTATAACGACCACCTAGCTCTGGATTAGAACATAAGCCCTGTTGCATCTGACCAAAAGACCATCTGGTTGTGCTTCCTGTTTCCCACAAATGCCTATGGCCGCATTCACActagatatttattccactattattccactttaaacagtcatgtcttcccccaaagaatcctgggtagtttacgaagggtgctgagagttgttagtagactcctattctcttcaccgagctacagttttcagagtggtttaacagtcaatctctcttcccagagaactctaaaGATTGTATCttggtgaggagaataggagtctcctaacaactctcagcacgcttcacaaactatacttcccagtatgctttgagggaagccataactattcAAAGTGAAAAAATAGTGGaatcaatgtatggtgtgaatgtggtctatgaGAAGCTCACAGGCAGGTCATGAGGACCACAGCTCTCTCCCGCTGTTGTTCctaagcaactggtattcacagtcATGCTGCAACATGGGACATGTAAAAGAAACATCTGGTACATGTGGCCCGCATCTCATTTAAACTGCATCTCATCATTTCCTATCAGCACAGTAGTAGCAAGCCTGGAACTGGTGATCCCAGACCACGTAATCCCCACATGGGCATGTTTCTTACCAAGGTTTTCTAACCCTCTCCCACCCAAAAAACAGCCAAATTTCTAAAATAATTATGAAATCTCGGGTTCATTTTTAGCACTCTTTTAGCTCTTGGATATATCAGAGCTAAAGCTATTATTCCTCAGTGAATTTGGGATACGGAATTGCAAAATATTTTCAGTATGGCCGTAATATACCCTGatttcagggacaatgggagggcCTATATGCCCGCACATTACTTGGCAAACTCGACTATCCCCAAAttcagaaaagcatttacatGATCTAGATTCAATGTCTTGCCATTTGTGCTTCTAGAGGGAAGATTCAGGAGGGTTCTCTGTCAAGAGCAATTATGCCTCTGTGAGGCGGCGCAGAGACGGGAGTGGAAGCAGTTGGACTTGTTTATTACACTGTTCCTTTTATTGTGACATCCAACTCATCTGAATTACCCAAATTTTACTCCAAATCCCTGGCAGATCAGACAAATTTTATTTCTCATATCTTTTTTCAGTGGCTAGCATTTGCACAGCCGCCATTGCCTGTAGTAGAATGTTGATAAAATAAGGTTATTTTCATATCTTATCAGGTTCCACGCGGGGCCTGAGAGTTTTTATACAGTACTTTTATATgtattgtactgtattttatataGTTTTGGCTTTCTGTATTCTAGATCCACTGGACTATGATCAAAAGAAATAAATCTATCTAGCCTAATTTCTACAATAGGtcctctaatccagcattctgtttccaacagtacCTAGTCAGCTACTTCTGGGAAGCTTACAAAGAGAACACAAGGGCAACGGCCCTcctctggtattcaaaggcatactgtcaCTGGAGCTGGAGGTTCTCTTAGTTAGCACTATAACTGTATCTCATGGTGCATAATGAACTGATGGTGAATCTGATCCATTTAATTATCCATTTTGTGAAGTAGTGACTGCTTCTAATCAAATTAATTTCCCCGGGGGAAAGGATCTCCTTGCTTCACGCTGCTCCTAAAAAGGAAATTCAAACTCTGTATGGGTCCTTTCACCTGCAGGAAGAAAAAGAGCCCCACGGATTCTGCCATGCCGGATAGGGACCCTTTGCACACCAGGTGATGCATACCACCTCTCCACAGTTTGGCTGGCTATGGGCTGTTCCTGACTTGGGAGAAGCATCTGGTGTCCAAACACATCCAGGCAGACCACGTAGGGGGTATTCATCACATCTCGTTTCATCAGCCTTGCAAACGGCTTCTCTGGCTTTAAGAACCAGAAGAGCCCCATCGGATGCACGCCGGAATAATCGCCTCCTGTGGCAGCATCGCGCTCCAAATCCACTTCACCATTTTGGTCTGCCCAGTAAAAAGCTCTGGCCTGGAAAAGCACTCCTTTTTCATCAGTCAAAGAGGCCTGGACAGTCACCAGATGGGAGGGCTCCAAGTCAGTGATGCAGATCTTCACTGGTTCATCAACAAGGGAGGATTTGGGAGTGGCGGTAAGTTTTACCATTAGGAAACCAGGAAGGCGTCTTCAGTAGTCTGAAATGttcaggaaagaaggaaggaattgACGTTAATGATTTTTTTCCCAATGCACAGAAAGGGACATAAAAGTGAAGAAATGGTCCTGCTTTGCAGGGAATGAGCAAGAGAGTCTGATGAGATGACCATTGAGTCCTTGCAGCTCTGTGACTGCCAAAGttgtctgtggctgtatggggggtggctgtttattattttgttttttggtataatatatttattttgatttttaacaatgttgtaaattgcttggagaccttcaggtaacaagtgattaataaatataaataataataataactataaaCTAATTATATCTACATCTATTTAGTCAGCACAGGGTAAAAATGCCAGTCATGCACATGAATTAAACAGGCACATGATAGTCGAGCAATAGAGTATATTTTACAGCAGGTGAGGGGAAgcgttggcccttcagatgttgctgaactacaactcccatcatcactagccattggccatgcttgctgggactcaggggaactgtagttcagcaacatctggagggttaaaggttcctcactcctgccttACAGTGTCCTGGTTCACCTCTCCTGTTTCAAAGGGTGGGAGGACAATTTCACCACTTGTGCGCATGTTGCAATATTTCATAGAGGATGCAAGAAATCGCATGGCCACTTCATGCTGGTTGTTCACCCCTGCTGGTTGTTCACCCCTGCCTTCCCAGTTCACCCATGCATATGCATCACTGGATATCTCATCCTTTGGTGATGTAACAGGTGCCTGTGTGCATTCAGAAGTTTGTGTATAAGAAGGCAAAGGTGCTCATAGCTTGTGAAGAGGCCCTTTTCAGGGATAGCCAGTGTAGTGCTGTccacatattgttggacttcaactcccatcagtcccagccagtgttgccaatggtcagggatgatgggagt is a genomic window of Rhineura floridana isolate rRhiFlo1 chromosome 1, rRhiFlo1.hap2, whole genome shotgun sequence containing:
- the BAAT gene encoding bile acid-CoA:amino acid N-acyltransferase isoform X2; this translates as MVKLTATPKSSLVDEPVKICITDLEPSHLVTVQASLTDEKGVLFQARAFYWADQNGEVDLERDAATGGDYSGVHPMGLFWFLKPEKPFARLMKRDVMNTPYVVCLDVFGHQMLLPSQEQPIASQTVERWYASPGVQRVPIRHGRIRGALFLPAGQGPFPAVIDLFGGLGGLTEFRASLLASRGFAALALAYFAYEDLPNFLGVVDLEYFEEAVKFLLKHPKICGPGIGIVATCKGAEIALAMSIFLPQIRATVCINGTNAIHGSMLCYRDICIPHIPYKLECMKLSDQGLLDIYNAFGDTRAEKYQGSILPVEKAQGKILFIVGESDRNYNSKAYALEAMERMRKYKKTHCALLSYPGAGHLIEPPGSLFCYHSWSPFFPRPLLWGGEAQAHAAAQAHSWREIQNFLQLHLNPTTSSKL
- the BAAT gene encoding bile acid-CoA:amino acid N-acyltransferase isoform X1 — encoded protein: MVKLTATPKSSLVDEPVKICITDLEPSHLVTVQASLTDEKGVLFQARAFYWADQNGEVDLERDAATGGDYSGVHPMGLFWFLKPEKPFARLMKRDVMNTPYVVCLDVFGHQMLLPSQEQPIASQTVERWYASPGVQRVPIRHGRIRGALFLPAGQGPFPAVIDLFGGLGGLTEFRASLLASRGFAALALAYFAYEDLPNFLGVVDLEYFEEAVKFLLKHPKICGPGIGIVATCKGAEIALAMSIFLPQIRATVCINGTNAIHGSMLCYRDICIPHIPYKLECMKLSDQGLLDIYNAFGDTRAEKYQGSILPVEKAQGKILFIVGESDRNYNSKAYALEAMERMRKYKKTHCALLSYPGIRRPNIIGDPNEARTGGWLLPGSWKAKQCGGGRRQQLQNIFSSS